TGACCTTgacaggaggaggaaggatAACCTTGTCTCCGGGAAGGCAAGGCTTGGGAGGAGTGATAGGGGTCTTCTTAGGAGGGGGCACGACGACACAGTTCTCTGTGCAGACATTGTATGTCCAGCAATCATCGGTACACTCCTCATGGAAGCACCAGTCGTCCTCATAACGGATGAACTTCTTCTGGTAGTCCTTGTGGGGAGTTCGGTCCCAGGTGCAGTCAGATCCGTAGCAGACGATGCGCTGGTTGCACTCCTCATCCTTCCAATCGGCGTAGTGGCAGAGACCAGACTCGCAGATGACAAGCTTGTCCCAGTTGTTGTCGTGGCACTCCCGGGGAGCACAGTGTCCATCCTCACAGACAATCTGCCACTTGGTGCAAGTAGGGCAGTGAACCTGAGGAGCACAGTAGTTGCCGTAGCAAATGATCACGATATCAGTGGGGACAACGGCGATGACTGTGGTAGCGGTAGtgacggtggtggtgccgTCAACGACCGTGGTGAcagtggcggtggtggtaaCAGGCGGCAGGGTCTCGGTCTCGACGGCAGTCACGGTGTTGGTAACGGTGTCGGTGGTGCCATCGGGGTTGAAGTTGACCGAGATGTAGATGCTGAGGAGAACAGAGATGTCGACGctctggcggcggcggagacGAGAGGAAGACCGGATGCCACCGCAAGACTCGCTCTCATCGCCAGGGCAGCGGATGTCGCAAGAGTCGGGGCTCAGGATGTCAGAGGTAGCCTCGCTGAGGACGACACCGCAATAGCAAGTGCTGGAGAGAATGTTAGCAAGTATATGTAGTAGAAGGGAGGGTGAGCTCACTTGTCGTAGGCACCAAAGAAGTTGGAACCCTCACAAGCAGCGGCGCAAGACTCGAGAGTGTTGTCCTCAGTGTCGGCAGCCAGGACGAACGTCGGGAAGCCGTCGTCAGAAGCGACACAGCCATAGAACCTGAAGTTCCCGACAGTGCCAGGGTGGCTAGGctcgctggtgctggtgctggtgctgctggccGAGGTGGCAGTGTCAGTCGCCGGCTCAGTGTTGGTGGCGATGGTAGACGAGTTGGTGAACTGAGTGGTGGAAAACTGGGCAGCTGCCAGGTTGCCCATGGCGAGGGCAAGTAGCTCAGTGTAACGCATCTTGGATGGTTGATCTCTGTTCTGTAGCGAATGACTAGGCGAAGTAACGACTGGGAAGGGAGCtctcggaggaggagcgaAGGAATCGAGGCCGATTgatgcttgatgatgagggaaGGAAGAAGTTGAGATTTGGCCGGACTCGAGGCCTCTCTTTATAGAGATTTCGACTCACACTTTGAGCCGTATCTCCTCAGCTGTTCTCCCCCCTTCGAGTACCAAGTACGACCGCATGGTTCCAGAGTCTCGACGAATGCATCCACCAGTGCCAGCACGGGCAAGAGGGTCAGTCTGCTATGGCTGTTGAGACATGGCGTTCCCTCCCAGGAGACAAGAATGTGAGCTCTCCTGCGAGTGGTCCAATCTGCCCCTGAGTTGTCTCACATGGCCTTCGAGGGAGAAGTCTGCTGTGCTCTGGTTGCGCGAAGAATTCCCCGCCGTCCAAAGCTTGCAGTACacccttttctctctctcgcaTTCTAAGATTACCCAAAATTCCAGATGCGGCTTTGTCGTCCGTTGAGGCATTGACCAAGCCGGCCGCCTAGGAACCGTCGGCGGAGCCACAAGGCGGCCGCTGAAACATGGCTCTCCGGCTCCCTCGGTCATCCCTCAACAAAGGTTCGGAGCCATTGCGGCTGGACTACACCGACTTCACTTGTCTCCAACGAATCCGGGCCGCACGAGATTTCCCGTATGGCTGAATCCAGCTCTGATGACACTTCGCTTGTCGGTGTTCGGTAGATCGGCTTCAGATTCAACGCCAAGAACAGTCTCTCCGCATGCGCAGCTAGGAAATTCCTGAAAGCGTCCAACGGCACGGTTGCGTGACAGCTCTAGCTCTAGCTCTAGCTCTAGCTCCCCAGAAAAGAAGGTTCCCTGGTCGTAGGTGTTCACTGATATGTGACAAGCGTTTAATCTGCCGCGAGAATGCACGTCATTTTCCACCAAGAATAGCCAGACAACCTTTGAGGCTTCCACGAATGCATCCGGCGACCATTCCCCAACCGTGCTTTTCAGATCATGTTGACCCGGCACTGGGCGTTTTCAGCCGCAGAAGGAGCATAGAATTGAGCGAGATGGTGATCAGCCGTTCTCTCCAGATTACTTCCCCCTTCAGCCGAAAGCAAGCATTCTTCGAAGCGACATCCGGGGAAAAGGTCCTCCGTCGGTGTGGCCCAACCTCTGGCGATCTCCGATCTGCCGTCCAATCCACGCAGTCTAAGACAGCGCCGTCTCCGGGGAGAGGTATCGAGGGGGTTTCGTAGACGGGAGATTGCAAGAGGGAAAGGCAGAAAAGCCTGTTTCACTCAAGGGAGAGGCTGCAGAATTTCTGGGGCTGAAGATGAGACAGGTCGCGGTCAACAGAGAGCGGTCCGACATTTTTTGCGGCCGCCGCCGAGCAGCCCGGCGCCGGGTGGGGCATTCAGTTGAAGAAGTGGGCCCTCCCGGAGCTGGCCCAGGCCATCTAGGGTAGTTTCTTGACCGCTCGACACCGCTCCAATACAGTAGCAGTTTTGTTGTAGAATAATCGCTTCTATGCTAATACTGAAGTTTTCAAATGACCTCGAGATACTTCTTGTTCGAGGCCTGTTTGTTGTGGCTGATAGAGTCTGCATCAATAGTCCAAAGCCAAGCATACGCAGGGAGAGTCCAGCTCGAGGCGATCCGAATCCTCCACACTTGAGCCAATTGTTTACCATGATGCAAGTCAGCCAGAAAAATCACAGTTTACACAgttcctcctcgagcttctATTGGGTGCTCTGCCCAGTCTAGATCTCCTCCATAGTTGCCAGCTTCATCGGTCTATTTTAAGATGCAAGTTGAGGCTTCGCTTAGAGAAGCAACGCTCAGAGTCAAACAATACGACTCCATACCATCACCACAACACGACTTAATTGGTTCTCGAGACTCCTCACATAGCCAATTTCCACTGAATAAGCAAACCCATTTGCACAACATGAACAAAGCCTATTGTGGCTACCAGATTAACCCGCTGCACCATGCAAGGGCCATGCCATGCGTGCTGCATGCACGAGGTGAAATAACGGCGTGATGCTCGAATATCGAGTAAGCTTGTAACTCTAATGCAGCCATCCTCTGTTCCTGTGACATCATGTAGCACCGTCAGCTTCAGCTCATTGAGAGAGATCATCTTGAAACCATGCTTTTGTGTAGCCCTTTCGGCCCAACTCAAGCCAGCTCCCCTTCATTCCCAACCTCGAGCGCCAGTGTATTGCAAGAAACATGTAATGTGCGACAGAAATAATCCCGATGTCGCGGCTGTATCACGACAGGCATGCTAAGGCTCTGGATGATACCCTGACTCTCCTCGTCCCTGTCGATCATGCATCGGAGCCTCATCATCGCGTGGCAACGTTTCGCCCCTGAAGCAATCCACAGTCGACGGATCGTCGGCTTGGAAAAGCAGCTGATAGACTGGGCGCATCCTGAAAAACAACACCCGAAGGGCTGGAATGTCAGGTATCATGCCTGTTCCACCGCGTTCCACAGCACCAGATGTCAACACAAGAAACGCCCCGGAGGCCACTGCTATTTCCACCTTTTCCTTTTGTGGGTTGAACGAGGTTCGTTTAACTTGGTGTCATCGCCTCAAAGGCCGAAACCCGATTTGCCAAGCTCCGGGCTTCGAAGAGGGAGGCCTTTCGATCTGACAGGCTTGTAATGAATCGCCTGCATGGCAGCTAAGGCCTGATCTGGTTGGCTTCCAACGGGTAAAAAAGCAACGGAGAGATGGCTTGATCTGACTTGCGCCAAGCCATGTCAAGGGAGAGAGCGCATTGTTGGCTGTCGATATCCCCGCACTCAATCCCTTGCGTTGGAACGCCTGCGTATCAGCACCCAGCAGAAGTCTACTCAATCTGCCTCTTGGGCGATCTGGAGTGATTCCTCGCTGATGCCGAGTTCCGTGGCGACTGAAATGCAGGAACATATGCAAGTCTGGAAGCCACGCGATGCCTTATTGAGGTGAGACAGCAGTCTTCGCCCCTGGTTGCTGGGATGTTTTCCCCCCCTTTGACAGTGCATGTGCAAAAACAAGCGTTGTCCCTGTTTTGTTATTGATAATAACAAGATCGGTCAACATCAACAGTGGCAATGCAATTTCATGCAGGCACTGCACTTTGATGCGCGCATACTGCCAACATCCCCCTCGACGATGCATTGAGATTGCCTGACCCTCATTTCTTTCCCCCTTCAACAGCAGAGATCAGGAGGCCTTCCCTGGTCAATGTGTCGACCGAGATTGCAGTGTCTACAATAGCCAGGCCGTCAATTCTAGGATGATGACTATCCTTCATGTCTGGTCGGCCCTTGGGCAGGGACTCGATGCGGCCTGTAGTGTCTAATTGACCTGCATGAAGATGCATCATTTGGCCTAGCGACATCCGCAATGCGACATCCGGGCCATGACCTTTCCAGACGGTGAGTATGTCAACACCAGCGCCCCTTCATTCAGCGACTGATTGAGATATTCTGTTCTTTAGTGATGTCCATGTTGCGACTACGCCTAGCGATGCGCTGACGACCGACGCTGGGTTTCCTACCCGGCCTATGAGAAGCAATGCTTTGGACAGAGATTTGCTTGACATGCCAGTAACAATTGAGAGGGTTTGTTCCAATCAATTGCGCTGTCATGACTTCTCTCTGAACCCATCATTCACCAACTCCAATCCCACCACCGCGACCGCACCTCTAGCAACCCTAACCCTGGACCTCAACAGCCGTGTCTGACAGCCGAAGCTTTGCGGAGAGGGAGGGGTTACAACGCAAAAGAATGGAGACCAACGTCTCGCGGCACTACCATGATTGGATCACGCCTGGGCTTGGCCACTCTCTAGCTCCTGGGGAAAAACGCATGTCATCAAGATGGGGTAAGGGTTCGCCCGCGAATCCGTCATGGTCTTTATAAGGAAAGATGCCCTTGGAGTAAGGTTGACCTCGGTTGAAAGGTTGTTGCAAATTTCTCCGATTCTCTCATTCCATTTCTGTTCACAGATTGTTCAATTACAGAGCTCACAATGGCCATTACAAAGCTTCCTTATCACGCCGATCACATCGGCTCCTATATCCGGCCTGAGGCTCTCTCGCGGACCCAGGCGCAAGCCGATGCTGGAGAGGCTTCGCCCGAGCAACTGGTCGCGGCGCAGAAGGCTGCCATTGCCGACATTgtcaagaagcagcaggAGCATGGAGTCCGAGCTATCACTTCCGGCGAGTTTGACCGCAAGTACTACTTCTCGGGCttctttgagaagctcggTGGCTTCCGAGAGGTGAGCCCTGTGCCGTGGGAGCTTGCGCGCATCTCTGCGCCCCCAATTGCTGCCCTTAAGAAGGCTGGCAAGCAGTACCCCATGGCCGCGCTTTGCGAGGGCAAGATCGAGTACAAGGAGAGCCCTTATCTCGAGAACTGGAAGATGCTGCGGGAGTGTGTGCCCAAGGAGCAATGGAGCGAGTGCAAGTTCACCATGCCGCCACCCTGCTACTTCCACCTTCGACTGGCGTCGGGCAAGTGCTACACCCCTGAGGCTTACTCAAATGACGAGGACTTCTTTGCCGATTTGACAAAGGCCTACCGTCAAGAGCTCAAGGTGCTGTATGACGAGGGTGTGCGCAACATTCAGATCGATGACCCCACTCTCGCCTACTTTTGCTCCGACGACATGCTTGCTGCTCTCAAGGCTGAGGGTGTCGATCCCGATAAGCTGTTTGACTTGTACCTGAAGGCTCACAATGACTGCATTGCTGACCGCCCTGAGGGTCTGCATGTTGGACTTCACATTTGCAGAGGTGAGTTCTCTCAGCGATTAATCGGTCTTTATACTCACAATTACAGGCAACTTTTCCAAGTCGATGCACTTCAGCGAGGGTTCCTACGAGAAGATTGCTGAAAAGTTCTTCACCACCCTCAACTACGACACCTTCTTCCTTGAGTACGACAACCCCCGATCAGGCGGCTTCGAGCCCCTCCGCTTCCTGCCCAAGCACAAGAACGTTGTCCTTGGAGTTGTCACCACCAAGGACCCTGAGCTCGAGGACGCGCAGGTCATCAAGCAGCGCGTGCTGGATGCGGCCAAGATCATCGCCCAGGGGCAGGGCCgcagcctcgaggaggcTCTCGAGCAAGTCGGTGTCAGCCCCCAGTGCGGTTTCGCCAGTGTCGCCGTTGGCGCTGAGGGCATGACTGAGGAGAAGATGTTTGCCAAGCTGAAGCTTGTCAACGATGTTGCTCATGAGATCTGGCCTGGCAAGCCTTGAGAGGCTTATGCATAAAAGAGAAAGTGTATTTAGGAGTTGTGGGACATGGAAGAGCCCCTGTTGCATAGCGTGGTGTTGTCGATGAAAATACGTGTGGTGTTTATGagtgaaggaagaagagttcTAGGCGGTCTTGCTCGCATATTTTTCAACAATAATTGCATCTTTGGGCCTCTCAACTAGAACTGTTAATGGGTTGACATTGAGTTTGGCTCACATGGAACCGCGTACGTTAAGATAAAGATTCAATAAAGAGTTAGAAGAGACTCTGTAAGAAGTCTCTCTTTTCTTTGGATTATTTTCTCTTGGCATTTGATTATTGTTAAGTGAAATCATCTTAGGATGTTCATAAATATTTATTGATAATAGTCAGGTAGCGTTGAGCAAAAGTATGAACTTGATGTCGTTGCTGCCATTGCCTCGGAACAACCGCCCTCGAAGGGGCTCCCCTTTCCAACCACACTTAGCTTTACTCCCTCATTTCACCCATATTCATAACAGCCTCGAGAACAGTCGGCTGTTAGAAAACGATGAGGGGGACCATGTGTCGGTGCTGTCGGGGTGACTTCCGGGCAGTAGAGTAGTGTAGACCCGAGAAGCTGCAATTTTCCGTGTTAGTCTCATGCTGTGTTGCCCGCCGCCAAATGTCATTGGCTTTCCCAATATAGAACGCGACTCCATGGTTTATCCCCGTTTGTGTCGCGTCGTCGTGAGACTCAGTCAGTTGCCCTTCAAGATGACTGTAGATCCGAAGGTAGATGCATAGGCCAGGCAGGATCATGTGTGGGTAGACTTGAGGGAGACCCAGGAGATCTTGAAGTGAAAACGTGCCATGCTGGAGGACCTCTCAGACTTTAGGCACAACGGCAGACAGTATCGACTCCACGTTGTCACGCAAACGAGGGCCTCCAAAGTAGTCGTCCATGTC
The window above is part of the Fusarium falciforme chromosome 3, complete sequence genome. Proteins encoded here:
- a CDS encoding WSC domain-containing protein, with amino-acid sequence MRYTELLALAMGNLAAAQFSTTQFTNSSTIATNTEPATDTATSASSTSTSTSEPSHPGTVGNFRFYGCVASDDGFPTFVLAADTEDNTLESCAAACEGSNFFGAYDNTCYCGVVLSEATSDILSPDSCDIRCPGDESESCGGIRSSSRLRRRQSVDISVLLSIYISVNFNPDGTTDTVTNTVTAVETETLPPVTTTATVTTVVDGTTTVTTATTVIAVVPTDIVIICYGNYCAPQVHCPTCTKWQIVCEDGHCAPRECHDNNWDKLVICESGLCHYADWKDEECNQRIVCYGSDCTWDRTPHKDYQKKFIRYEDDWCFHEECTDDCWTYNVCTENCVVVPPPKKTPITPPKPCLPGDKVILPPPVKVTPPCKGDHCQPPVVIQPPVDCTGDKCVPVKPEPKPSKPVSPPVSPPVQPPSKPETPETPGKPETPGKPETPVTPETPVTPETPGKPETPGKPETPSTPETPSKPETPSTPENPEVPVVTAGASAMLPASGLAFAIAGVAFLL